Sequence from the Desulfovibrio sp. UIB00 genome:
TGCTCATCCGGGCCAGCAGGGCCAGCCTGGACAATACGGGCATGGCTTGGACGCTTCACGCGTTTGCGGGTACGCACCGAAAGGTTTTCTTCCTGGTAAATCCTTTCTGTCCGCTTGTGGTTCTGCACCAGCTCTTCCCGGCGCAATAATTCATGCAAGCGCGGAGAACCGAAACGACGTCGGTCATTTGCCAGTTCCAGCATCCGCGTTCGTAAAAGAAGATCACGGTCTTCAGACGGTGATCGCCTGGCTGAACTGCGGTTAAACTGAATCTCTCGGCAAGCCCGCCGCTCTGAGTAGCCATGCGCAGCCTGAATGTGATGTACGGCTTCCCTGTTGGCTGCGGGCTTCAAAAGTTTTTTGAGATCATGTCCTTCAGGACGACGATATCAAGCGCTTGTTCACCTACAAGTCTTTTCAGACGGGCGTTCTCTTCCTCCAACTGGCGCAACACCGCTTGGCATCAGAGATGTTCATCCCGCCAAACTTGCTGCGCCATTTGTAAAAGGTCGCATCCGAGATGCCATGCTGACGGCACAGATCAACGACACGAACTCCAGCCTCGGCTTGCCGCAAAATCCCAATAATTTGCTCTTCAGTGAATCCACTACGTTTCATTTTTGTGCTCCTATGTCAGGAACACTAACTTTTCAATGGCATACTTTTCGGGGGGAGGGTCAAAATCATGAATGGCTCAGCTAGGCAAGACCCTTTATTTTTTACTTACCATTTTCAATGAATTTAAAAAATAGCGAGCAAAATCAGGATATGAATCTACAAGCTTAGGCAATACGGGCTCGACTTTTTCTTCTTCACTCCTCAGTGAATCGTATAAAAGACAATCTGCAAAAACCCCATTGCTTAAATCTTTAAGGATGTGTTCGTATCTTCCTTCAAAATGTTTGTTTATAACATCATAGGCTTCGATTTCCTTCATACCGAAAAGAGACCTATGCTTAAGACGATCTTTCTCGGCAACAAAATATATTCCTTGCTTGTGTCGTCGATATACACTCATTACTTTATTTATGAAGCCAATTTTCCCCTTCTCTGCATGCAACAGGTGCAAATACCAGTCGCCAGGACATAAATCGGATCGGAACCAATCCGGCAATCCTCCACGAAAACGCCACCGATACATAACAGAATTTGTTTGAATAAGATTACACTTAAGCAAATCACTCAAATAATAGAATTGGCAAACTCCACGAGGAAGTTCACTTACTGGAGGATATAAGCGTTCACGTTCTGGCTCATCCTCATACAAAACACGTACAAGATGAAAGCATAGCGATGCAGTTTTATTTTCTTCCAAAAAGTCATACTGAAGTTGCAATTTATAAGGATCAGTAAAATAATCGTCTCCATCACACGAGGCTACATACTGACTTTCAGCACTTTCATAAAGTGCAGCATAATTCTCCCCACCACCAACATGATGTGTATGTAGAATTGGAGTGATAGATCTATACCTGTTGGCGTATTCACGGATAATTTCTTGAGTACCATCTGTAGAACCATCATCAGCAATAATATGCTCCACAGGGAAATTCGTTTGCTGTAAAAGCACGCTCTCAATCGTTTCGGCAATAAAAGCTTTATGGTTGTAAGTCGCTGTAAGCACAGAAACCTTTGGCATGTCAACAACACATATTTTATGATACCCGTGCACACGCTCAACGGCCTGCAAACAGCGCAGTGCGACTTTAGGAAGTTGATGGGAAGAAGTGCGCGCGCCCTTCAAAATACGCTGAGCAAAATCTGAAGATAAAGATTTAGCCAATTCCATAGCCATAGCATCATCTAACAGTTCAAAAGGCTGCCACTTCTTGTAGGCAATATCTCTTTGCTCCAAAGCCTCCTTGAAAAAAACATTTGGATCCATATGTTCGTACAAGCTCTTATCTTTTTTCAAGTACGTTTGCCACAAATCACTTCTTAACTGCGGAGATAATAACGGACTTGTGTTCGTCCCTCTTTCTAAAAAAGCACTTTGATCATACCAAAATAGTCCCGTCTCAGAAACCTCCTTGCATTGGGTGAGATTAATACTTTCAATAAACTTAAGCACCTCCTTTGAAACAAAAGGTAAGATCAGATTATTATTAGAGATTAAACTGACACTATCGTTAGATGAGATGTTAAAAATCTGAAGCAAGTCAGAATGCACATCACTGTTACAACTCATCCCCTTAGCATTACGAAAATGCAATGAACACCCTTCTATCACACTCAATTTTTCAAAACATTCATTCAGAGTTATAATATTTGATAGCTGCTCTTTGATATACTTCCTAATCGAAATATTCCACGAACTACTTAAACTTAAATAACAGGCACTTTCAATTTCGACATCAGGCAATTGAGGATATACAAAGATACGATATTCTGAATCGATGAAGTACTCTTTGAAAAGTTCAACCCAAACTGCAATTTTCAGAAGATCATGTGAGCAATATGACAGATTAATCCCAACAGTATGGATTGTTGTATTTGCATTGCAAGTCGCCAAAACGTCTACTATTGCTTGTCGAGCAGGGCTCGCAACCCTATGATCTCTTAAGAAATTAATATGATTTTCATATGTCAAATCTAATGGGAGATCAAAAGAAGGCACTGAGCAACCAACAATACCGTTCTCATTTAACAATCGAACATTCTGAAGGAAAAAATTACTCATGGATTGCGCAACAGCATACCCTCCAACAAATAAATTTATAAATTTGACCATAGAACGTATTCCAAGGCATCAAAGCCGCAAGTTGAAGAGTTGTATGATGTGTTGTTAGGCTCGATATAAAAATATTGCCTAAACATCAGAAGAAAATTCATGACGTTTACCATAAATGCCCATCCAGCTCGCTTTTGCCCCTAATCTTCCTCCAGTTCCCAAGTACAAACCAACAAAAAATAAATTAATACTAGCCACAAGCAGTTGGGCAATAACATTTTGTCGCCTTTGCGGATAGAAATGTCGAGAGCCACGAAGACGCCAACAATCATTAAAAAACCAAATATCTTCTAGGTACATAACCCATTTAGAGCGCTGCTGTGCAGGGGCAAGCAAGTTCCCCATAAGCATGCGTATACTTTGCGGATAGTATGGACGAACATGAGTTGGATCATAATAAAACCGCTCACCAAGGACAGGACTTATAATTATCAACTTTCCATCAGGTTTTAATAACTCAAGATAGCTATTTATACATGCGGTAAGTGATGCTAAATCCATATGTTCAATAAGATGAGACATAAGAATCACATCATACGATTCTGTCCGAGGGAATTTATCTGGCGTAAAAACATTGTAACCCTGCTCCACGAGTTGAGATACTTGCCGGGGGTTACTGTCAACACCAGTAACTTTGCAGCCCATACGACCCAATATCGACAAATATTTCCCCAACCCGCAACCAACGTCCAACACGGAAGCAGATGAAAACCGTTCAGCAAATAGGTTCACAAGCTGTTTTTCTTCAAAGCGCTGATAATGAGCAAGACTCATAAGCTGTTGCAAATAAGTAGACATAGCCCCCCCCAAAAAAAAATTTATGTAACATGCCTAGATATAGACATTGAGAAAATGCCCAAGAGTGTTTTTGCACACTCAATATCTACAGATTGCAAAGCACTTCAAACTTTATATTTACAAACTTGAAATCACACATCTCGCGACATAAGCAACCTCCTCTCGTGAATAACGGTGGTCTAGGGGAAGCGGCAAAAGATTAGATTCCAGCGATCGCTCAAAAGCTTGCATATTTTCAGTTTCGAGCATGCCTGACCAAAACGTCGGAATAAATATTTTCATGTGCAATAGCTTTTCTTTAGCCCTGCTACTATCACCTGGTAAGAGTAAAGGGTAGACCAAAGGGACATCGTCAACTTCCAATTTGAGAGAAAGCATATTCAACGCCCCTAATTCATCATGCAAAATAGCAAAATTTTCACGCCGTTTCTGTGCGCAGCGCATATAATTTATCATGCTTAACAGTCGCTTAGTGACAACTGACATTGCCTGTAACGGCAGAGACTCTATAAGAACTTCATTTAGCAGGAAGTTGGAGTATCCTTGCTCCAAGTCGCCCTCTGCTCGTTGCAGCAAGTGACTACAACGTCCATTGGAACAATCTTGCTTAAGAGTGAGTGACAAGCTTTTATTGTTAACAATTGCATACCCCCCATCCGGAACTCCAAAAAACTTTCGCGGGGAGTACAGCGCATCAATTCCCGCAGAGTTGAAAAAGAAAGATTGAGAATTGTCTAAAATCAGCCGAGAACGAGTACTTGACAAATGGCGTGCAACTTTACTCTTTAGGCCAAAGTAATTGACATAAAGAAGTGGTATAGGCTCCTGCGGCGCATCCAATGGACAAAGATTTTCATCTATCGAATAATATACTATTCGACAACCTTCATTTTTCAATGCCTGTGGAACGGCTGGGCATATATAGCGGGGTATGGCTAAAGACGAATAGGCATTAACGCGAATGATATAGCGAAGTGCATTGCGGCCAGAGTTTAACTCAACGGCATTAGGATAAAAAGAATAAGGATTTCCCTCTAATTCAAGGAATCCCCCTATCCCACTATTCAAGTTCATAGCACTTTAGCATGTTTGAAATTTCAAGAGGACTATTAAACATCAAAACGTCTATTACTGATAGATTCGGTACAAAAAAATTGCCAAATTGTTTATAGTATACTTGCATCGTCTTTATAAAAGAAAGTGAAATCCCATTTTTCAAAAATTCTTCTTTGTCGTATAGGGATTTACCACCAATGGCATTATAATAAAAATCCCCACCAAGTGATTTGACAAGGCTAATTATCGTTTCTTGCGCTGTTGTTTCTTTTTTCTTATCAAGAAAAGATGATAAAATAATTTTTGTCGTAATACCAAGATAGGAACAAACTTCATTTATCGAATTAACAACAATGTTTGATAAATTATTTCCACATTTACAAACAGCTGACTCGACCATAGGCATTATTTGTTCAAAATATTTAGCTTTTTTATAATTTTGTTCGATCGTTTTTAATAATTTATTTTTTGCTAAATTATTATCCGTCACACAAATTTCATTAATTTTTTTAAAGGGAGACATATTTTGTAGCGGCAGAGTTACATAGTGTTCACTTCCGTTTACTAATATTTTATTCCGATTAATCCATCCATTTTTTATATAATTAACATCATCATACACTACAAAAATATCAACAGCATTAACAAGCTGCCAGTAACCAATATACGGGAAAAAATATGGCTGCATTATTCCTATTTTCATGACTATTAATAGTCCAGTAAGCATTCAAGAGTGTCAACATCAAAAACATAAATACCTTTTTTCTCATAGGCATCTTTGCGCTCGGAAAAAAGATTATCGACAAGAATTGCATTTTTATAAATTATTTTATCAACTTTAGCTTCATGGGCTGCAAGATGAATAATTTCATCAAAAAGCCCCCTGCACAAGTTAATATTTTTAAGGCTTTCATTAAGATCGCCTTCATGCTTTGTGAGCAAAATGATTTTTTTTGAGGAATTTTTACATTGATACAAAAATTGTATAGCTAGAATATTTATTTTATCATTACAAACTAAAGTATCATCGTAATCCATATATACGACGTCGTAATGAATTTTGAGTTTATAAATATTTTGAAGACAGCGACTCAAAGTAACATTCAAAGGTTGAACTAAGACAGAAACATCCATATTCAACGCATCATATGCAGATAATTGTGCAAAATTTACACCTAACTGCCTGTAGAGCCCCATTGTGCCCGCTATTCGGGTAGAAACTTCAAGCAGCTTCAGCCTTCCATGCGTATCCTGCTTCACTTGAAAAAACCAGAGCCCGCGAAATTCCAACTCTGAGTTGAGAGTTTCAGCTATTAAACGACACTCCTCAGTCATTGGCACAGATCGAGAAACAAAAGATATTCCCATCTTCACAAGATCTCGACTGCGCATACCAGCAAAAAGCAAGGCTCCAGATTTACTTGTAAAACAATCAACTGTGTATTCATTACCTGGCAGGTATTCACAAAGGAGCATGGCTGGATCTTGCAAAACAGCACTGATTTCTTGATCAGAATTAACTATTGAACAGCCTTGCCCCCCCTGCCCTCTAGCGGGCTTAGCAAAGAGTGGGAAGATTGACTCATCTTTTTGTTCAAAACAAATAGGACAAAAAGAGAAATTCTTGAATCTATTGTAAAGCAACCTTTTATCTCTGCAGATAAGAGCAGTAGAGACAGAAGAACCAACCACAAGCGCGTCTATCGACTCTTTGTTCTCCAATAAAAATAAAGAAACGTCATCATGAGTTGGAAAAACCATATGAATATTGTGCTCATGCAGGACTGAGTTGAACGCTTCTAAAAAGTCTGGTGATTGAATGTATGGCAAACCATATATATAGCTTTCAGGCTCATACACAAACGCACTGTGGTCTTCAACACTAGATGCTCCAAAGACTCTAAATCGAGGCGCGTATCGTAAAGAACGATAGAGCTCAAGCGCATTTTCTGCACCCGCTGGAAAAATTAGGATGTTCACAGAATGCTTCATACCTTATGCTCCAGCATCTGCTGATGGAAATCGAGTAGCAGGATGTAGAGTACCACCTGCAAAATTAAAAACGCGCTTATCCTGCAGCTGAGGATGAGCCATAATTTCAAGATACTCTGAATGGTAGGGATGACAAGGATTCAAAACATCTTTAAACCAAAAGACATCGGCAGGCATTGTTCCCCACTGATAGCATGGCCTAAGGATCACTTGATCACATTCCAATTCTTCAAAACTTCGATCAATAAATTCTGGTATCTCTCTGAAATTTCTATCTTGTATGACTAGAGTATTGGTAAAGTGTTTTATATATCCATCTTTGCGCAAGCTGCGTAAAAACATAAGATTGTGCATAAGTTTTTTATAATTCCCCCCCCTTGATATGTGATTATAAGTCCATTCATGAAAACTATTTATGGTAACAATAACCCTAAGATCAACAGTTTTTAAATGTTCTATCCTGGTCCAGTGGGCTTCATCAAAATAAACGCCGTTGGTTTCCAACAGGATGCATAACTCAGGGTCAACTGGGTGGATATTACTCAGGATATCCATCATATAGGCGCTCGCAAAGGGGTCACCATGCCCACTTGTTGAAATCGACTTCGCTGTGTTTAAATATGGGGCAATTCTATCTCGAATAGCACGCATAAGGATATGATAATTCTTAGGCGGACGAAATTTGTCAGGTCGGCATGTTTCACAGTACTGATTGCAGACAAAATCATAAGCAAGATTTATGTGCGTCGGATAGGGCTTGAGTTGAGTTTCGATTGTCCTCTCTGAATCGTCAACATCTGGAAGATTACCATTCTGTAAAAAAGGACAGCCTTCTATGCGACAATGCTCAAAAGAATTGTTCAGAATAGACTCACGCAACATATTTGCTTGGTCGTTTGTCCAAAGCTCATCCACACTTTTTTCAAAAATGTTGCCAATACATCCTTGTGGATTACGCATCCAGGGACATAACATTGCGCGACCATCAAAATAATCAAGATAGAAATATTTAAAAGGAAAATCACAAAATCTCATGACTCACTCCGTTGTGATCGATTAAATTGTGCACCATTCCCAGAAATAATTGCTGACACAAGCCCAGCAATATACTCCATGTCCTGACCAGAATAGCGATGATCGCAAGGCAAGACAATGAGGCTGTCTCTCATTTTTCGCGCATTCGGATCTAGCTCTGAAGGAAACTTTGAAAGCCACATACGGCTAACGCGTACACCATTGTTGGCAAGAGTTGTAACAACGGCTGCGGCCAAAAAAGTCGGTGGCAAAATTAAAGGAAATCCATTGGGGCCAAAATCCGGACTGGGCAACGGCCAAAGGGCAAAGGGGTGCAGTGCGCTATAAAGTGTTTCCCAGTTTGTCCGCCTGACAGAAACGACATCTTCCCAAGGTAAACGGCGCAACAAATTTTGTGTCAGGCGACTTGCAGGGCCTTGAGGCAGCACACTCTGGAACTCTTCAGCAAGAGTACATCGCTGTGCAAACGGGCTTATCGCAACTTTTTCAAACTCCTGACATTTGGCCACAAGTGCCTGAAGATGCAGTCCCTCAGAGTTTTCCGCATGACCAGGCTGCATCCTTGCAACGCCTGCCCCCACCATAATACCACCATCAGGAACCCCCACCACCTTACGGGGACTATATATCACTGCACTGGCCTTGCTGGGTGGGCAGGACAGACACTGCGCGCGATCTTCGACCCACAATAGATTTGGGTAGCTAGTTATTTCGGCAGAAGCCACTGCCGACAGCGGCTTTCCAAACCAACAGATCGTTAAAATCATGTCACCAGGACTAGCCGAAGACAAAAATTCTAAGGAAGGTTCCAGATCACTTTGCAAGGCGTAGTATCTGCAAGTCAACTGCAATTCTGTAAGAGCAGCTACGACATCAGACGGACAACAGGAGGGCACCCAAACACAACGAACTCCATGAGCATAACAAAAAGCAGCTAATGCAGCTCGTGCATTACCAAATGTTGCGTATTCTTGCCCTTGTGTCCAATGGTTCCAAATACTATCTGCAACTTGCGGCACAACTTCAAAATCAAGGCCGTGCCCCCCCCCTAAAATTGGTCTAAGCTCTTGTTCTTTGTTCTGGCTATCAAGCTTACGTTGGTTGCTACTCGTGCATGTCCAAGGCGGGAAAAAATCCCTATTTTCAGGATAAAGGAGCCGAATTGCATCTAACAATGAAGCATTTTCGAGAACTGGTTTTTTTATATAATCCCAGTTTTTGTGGAGCAACTCTCGCAACTGATCCAGTTGTCCTGTCTTTATGCAATTATCTGTTATAGCACGCAAAGCAAGTAAAATTCTTTCTCTAATTTGTAAATGAAAACGGCCATGAAAAAATTTATCCATTAAGCGGTAACACGTTATCCAATCACCACCCTCCTTTTGAAAAAATACCCCTTTATCATGCAGTTGACTGAAGGAATAACCACCGTCATGCCGCCGCCACTTACTCATTGGTTCATCAAAATACTTAATCTTTCCATTTGAGGCGATGAGTAAAAAAAGAAAATGATCAAGCAACATCCGTGGCCTAAACCATGTGGGCAATCCCTTTGAATACTGCCAGCGAAAAAGCATAGAACTTGTATGAAGATAATAGTTGTCAACAACTTCATCCGCAAAAAAAATGCCTTGCCTTATACGTTCGTCATCGGCGGAGCAGTCTTTGTAAATATAATGCGGTGACGATGGCAACGGATTGTCCATATACAACAACTCAACTTTGTGACAACAAACTGTAAAATCTGAATGCTCTTCTAAAAAAGTAACTTGTCGTTGCAATTTATCATCAGCGCTCCACAGATCATCACCTTCGCAAATAGCCAAATATTTGCTCCGTGCCAATGCGAGTCCATCTAGCATGTTCCGAATGCCACGGGTATTATGATCTTGTAGAGAAAGGGTTATATTACTGTATTTTTTTGCCCATTTACTAACGATCTCTCGTGTTCCATCTGTAGAAAAATCATCGCAAATGATTAGTTCAAAAGGGAATGTGGTTTTTTGTGATAAACATCCATTCATAGCTTCTTCAATAAAAGGAGCATGATTGTAAGTAGGCATAAATATACTAACGAGAGAGGAAGATTGAGAACGATTATTCACAGCAAAAGATCCTATTTAATTATTGTTTCAGCAACCCCAAAAAAAATTGTTTCCTGCTTGCACCAAACCAATAATCTACGTGATTGTTCTGCTACAACAGAAACGAATATCTTGCGAAATACTATCCACAATTGATTCTTCCAGCCCCTCGTAAAGTGGTAGGCTTAGAACTCTTCGAGAGACACTTTCCGCAACAGGGCAACTTTGCCGCGTCTTCAAATACGGCAATGAGGTTAGCACGGGATAAAAATATCGGCGTGGGAAAATATTTTGAACATTTAAGCGTTCTTGCACCTTCAGAAGAGTTTTTTCATCATCAAATATTACTGGATAGTAAGCATAATTGTATTCAAGGCCGTCTTGTAGTTTAGGACGACCAACCAAATGGGATGGCAACAAGGCATCATACATCTGACTAAGTTGCCTACGAGCTGCAATGCTACTTTTAGTTTTCTCCAAAAGGCACAACCCCATGGCTGCGTGCACTTCAGAAAGCTTGGCATTAACTCCTAAATGAATATGAGTATCTCCGCTGTGACCACAGGCTCTCATGAGTTTGAGAGACTCCAAGGCTTTTTCTGAGTGGGCAACTATGCAACCTCCTTCCACAGTATGAAAAACTTTAGTAGCGTGAAAACTGCATGTGGAGTAATCTCCGTAATCCAACACACTTTTCCCTCGAAACGTACTACCAAAACACTGTGCGGCATCATAAATTATCGGAATACTCTCTGCAACTTTTGCCATAGCGTCCACATCACAAATGGCCCCATAGACATGAACAGGTACAATACCAGCTACGTCAGTAGCCATATGCTCTGCAACACTAGCAGGTGAAAGGCAGAGAGTTTCTTCGTCAATATCAGCAAAAACAACTTCACATCCAACCCAAAGTGGAGCAGAAACCGTTGCAACATAAGAAAAAGGCGTTGTAATTACTTTTTTTCCTGACAGTCCAGCAACGTGTAATGCCAATTGCAAAGCCAGAGTACCGTTGGAACAAACAGCTAGGTGCTCAATATTCAGCCATTTTGCAAGGTTTTTCTCCAAACACTGGCAAAATGGACCATTATTCGTTAGAAAACGGGTAGAAAAGAGTTGGCTCATATATTGAGCATACTCTGAAAATTCTGGCATCTTTGATCTGGTTACAAAAACTGGATTGTCCATAATTATCTGCTTTCTTAATTGAAGAACAACATTACCCAATGACCACCAGAAGCTCTAATCGGAAAAAATATCATACTCACTGATAGTGTTTATATTTTTAAGCAATTGTGCCTCCAACTGTCAACAAACATTGAGAATTAAAAAAAAATACTTTTTAAAGACAACAAGTTTATAACAAAAAAAAATGACTTTTACTTGCAGAAGTATCGATCTGAGCAGCCCTTCCTGTGTCCCACATATTTCCGGGTTCAGTTTGCAAAGTCCACAGATGTGTGCGGCCAGACTTCATCTAAGACCGCTCAGCAATTTTTTGAATAAAGCCAAACAGATAACCAACTACAACCTGAACGTTTGTGGTACTGAATAAATTTTGTTTTAACTATGTAAAAAAATTTAACTCTACCACGCTAAGGCGTCAAATTCGGACGCCTGTTAAGCTGTAATCAGCAGCTTTGGTTTCATCATCCCGTTTCTGACAAACACCGACCGGGAGAGATAGCCAAAGTTGCGGTTAGAAACGCCCCTGCGGTGATGATTAAACTGCTAGTTTTCCGGCATTATACCGGGGAAAGCTGGCCAAGCCTGATTTTGTAATCGTTCGGAGCTAGAGACGTATATATTTTTCAATCAAAGTACTGGTTCGCCTTGCTCTGCACTGACTTTTCGAGAAATATTTCAGCTTCCAGATATGAGAAGAATGACTCAACCCATGCATTATCCAAGGAGCTACCTTTCCGCGAATGGATTCTTTGGAGACGCAACGCTTCATGCTGGTTATGATATAAATTGTGCGTGTATTGAAATCCTTGATCTGAATGCACAACCGCACCTGGCTTTGCCGTAAGTTTGTCTAGTATGGCGAGCGCTAGAGCAAGGCCATTTCTGAATGAGATGGCGTGAGCCACGACTTCGTTGTTGCACAAGTCTGCACCACAGACAGATAAATAACGCCGCTAGTTGTGGGCAAATAGGTTATATCAGTCGCCAGTTTTTTGTTAGGGAGCTGAACTTTGAAGTTACGTCCAAGCAGATTCGGAAATACTATGCTGCCAGATTTACCAAAGTCACGCCGCCTTTTGCGAATGACAGACTGGATAGCGAGTTTGCGCATAAGCCTCTAAATGCATTTGTGGTTCACGGCAAAGCTTTCGCGGCGTAAGGCCACCGCCATGCGGCGATATCCATAAAATGGTTGCAGGGAATGGATAGCTTTAATATGGGCTGTAATGTCGGATTCACTTCAGCTCTTTGTCCTGCTATTCTCCATTTATAATATGATCTGGACAGTCCAGAAAAGTGTAATAGTGCTTTTAGAGATGAATTAATACACATCTCAACAATTATTTTGAAAAGAATTTTTTTGGGTGCACTCCCCATTCGTGCCCGAATCTGGAGCGATACAACCTTTTCAAGCAGCCTCGCTCTGCTTTTACATAGGCGAGTTCTTCTACAGATGAAAAATTCGTTTTTGGTCGCCCACGATGTTCGGCATGGCTACTTTTACCTGGGTCATCCTCCAACGATTCACCAGAGTTAATCTTAGCAACCCATTCTCGAAGAGTCTTTTTATTCTTGATCCCCAATTCTTCACAAAGTTGCCGATAGCTACGCCCACCCTTAAGAAAAAGCATTACGGCTTCTTTCTTAAATGCAGGTGAATATGTAGTCTTCTTAACGTCGGCCATAAAAAAACATCATGGTTTCAAACTTTAAGCCTAGTGGGACTTTTTTGCTTTGTCGGCTCTACATCAAAGATGGGGGCATAGCATCTCCAAGAAAAAATGGATATACCAAGCAAAGCCGGAATACCCATCAGGGCAACCTTTATTTCCCGACTAAAGAAAAAAAGGCAATGGAAGGATTGTTAATTGACTTGTGGGATTTTGCAATCGAAAAGGTGGTGAGTCTTACTCACCCGGTGTTTGAGGCCAGACGGACTGGCAAGAACACGAGCGCACTGCGCATGCGAAAAGCTACGCATCAAGGACTCATTCCGGCAGAATATTCGTAATATTTCTTGTCATTGCAGTATATTAATCAGGGTTATTCGCTGCCACAAATACCGATGCGTGAGCTGCGGCAAGTATTTTAACACCCGTCTTGCAGGCATAAAAGTGTGGAGCAGGACAACGGAGCTGCTCAAGCGCAACATATTTCAGGCTTACAACAAAGGCGTTGCAAGGACATCGCCGACGAGCACCGCATCGGCGTGGCCTGCGTGGAGCGGTACTACCACCAGATGATGCAGCACAAGAGCAGCCACGGGGCAAACCGCACATGCCCGCGCATTCTGGGCATTGATGAGCATAGGTTTACGCGCAGACAGGGCTTTGCAACAACGTTTTGCGACTTGGCCCGGCGCAGGGTCTTTGATGTGGGTAAAGGGCGCAGCGCCGCTGATATGCGCGACCTTTTGCAATCATTGCAAGACCGCCACAAAGTTAAAATGGCCTGTATTGATATGAATTCTGCATATCGGCGACTTGTGTGGGAATGCTTTCCCAATGCGCGCATTGTTGCGGACAGGTTTCATGTGATCAGGCTGGTGAATCTGCACTTTTCAGAGCTCTGTGCAAGGCAATAGATGAAAAACAACTTG
This genomic interval carries:
- a CDS encoding glycosyltransferase, whose translation is MNNRSQSSSLVSIFMPTYNHAPFIEEAMNGCLSQKTTFPFELIICDDFSTDGTREIVSKWAKKYSNITLSLQDHNTRGIRNMLDGLALARSKYLAICEGDDLWSADDKLQRQVTFLEEHSDFTVCCHKVELLYMDNPLPSSPHYIYKDCSADDERIRQGIFFADEVVDNYYLHTSSMLFRWQYSKGLPTWFRPRMLLDHFLFLLIASNGKIKYFDEPMSKWRRHDGGYSFSQLHDKGVFFQKEGGDWITCYRLMDKFFHGRFHLQIRERILLALRAITDNCIKTGQLDQLRELLHKNWDYIKKPVLENASLLDAIRLLYPENRDFFPPWTCTSSNQRKLDSQNKEQELRPILGGGHGLDFEVVPQVADSIWNHWTQGQEYATFGNARAALAAFCYAHGVRCVWVPSCCPSDVVAALTELQLTCRYYALQSDLEPSLEFLSSASPGDMILTICWFGKPLSAVASAEITSYPNLLWVEDRAQCLSCPPSKASAVIYSPRKVVGVPDGGIMVGAGVARMQPGHAENSEGLHLQALVAKCQEFEKVAISPFAQRCTLAEEFQSVLPQGPASRLTQNLLRRLPWEDVVSVRRTNWETLYSALHPFALWPLPSPDFGPNGFPLILPPTFLAAAVVTTLANNGVRVSRMWLSKFPSELDPNARKMRDSLIVLPCDHRYSGQDMEYIAGLVSAIISGNGAQFNRSQRSES
- a CDS encoding DegT/DnrJ/EryC1/StrS family aminotransferase, giving the protein MDNPVFVTRSKMPEFSEYAQYMSQLFSTRFLTNNGPFCQCLEKNLAKWLNIEHLAVCSNGTLALQLALHVAGLSGKKVITTPFSYVATVSAPLWVGCEVVFADIDEETLCLSPASVAEHMATDVAGIVPVHVYGAICDVDAMAKVAESIPIIYDAAQCFGSTFRGKSVLDYGDYSTCSFHATKVFHTVEGGCIVAHSEKALESLKLMRACGHSGDTHIHLGVNAKLSEVHAAMGLCLLEKTKSSIAARRQLSQMYDALLPSHLVGRPKLQDGLEYNYAYYPVIFDDEKTLLKVQERLNVQNIFPRRYFYPVLTSLPYLKTRQSCPVAESVSRRVLSLPLYEGLEESIVDSISQDIRFCCSRTIT
- a CDS encoding transposase, whose protein sequence is MADVKKTTYSPAFKKEAVMLFLKGGRSYRQLCEELGIKNKKTLREWVAKINSGESLEDDPGKSSHAEHRGRPKTNFSSVEELAYVKAERGCLKRLYRSRFGHEWGVHPKKFFSK
- a CDS encoding transposase, whose translation is MEQDNGAAQAQHISGLQQRRCKDIADEHRIGVACVERYYHQMMQHKSSHGANRTCPRILGIDEHRFTRRQGFATTFCDLARRRVFDVGKGRSAADMRDLLQSLQDRHKVKMACIDMNSAYRRLVWECFPNARIVADRFHVIRLVNLHFSELCARQ